One region of Armigeres subalbatus isolate Guangzhou_Male chromosome 3, GZ_Asu_2, whole genome shotgun sequence genomic DNA includes:
- the LOC134224975 gene encoding iron-sulfur cluster co-chaperone protein HscB, whose amino-acid sequence MLRLAVTRYFLLLTQSTKNAGRTYSSNPKICWKCSQHLVTKNKFFCASCGSLQRLEEVDYFTLLDVSNKFDLDSPTLTSNFRRLQSALHPDKFTQSSSEEKSNSLEWSSLVNKAYKTLNTPLQRGQYILEQNGIEISEENTSVDSEFLMDMMDKNEAVAEASNSDDLDEIGQTLKADIDELYEKLNQCFLGNDLKGAKENLVRLKYLLNILGVVKEKMLKYNYQ is encoded by the exons ATGCTTCGTCTGGCTGTAACGCGCTATTTTCTGCTACTAACGCAATCCACGAAAAATGCCGGAAGGACTTATTCCTCAAACCCCAAAATCTGCTGGAAATGTTCGCAGCATCTGGTGACgaaaaacaaattcttttgtGCATCCTGTGGTTCACTACAGCGACTCGAGGAAGTG GATTACTTCACCCTGCTGGATGTTTCCAACAAGTTCGACTTGGATTCGCCAACGCTGACTTCGAACTTCCGACGGCTACAAAGTGCACTTCACCCGGATAAATTCACCCAAAGTTCTAGCGAAGAGAAAAGCAATTCTCTGGAGTGGAGTTCGCTGGTAAATAAGGCCTATAAAACGTTGAACACGCCACTACAACGTGGTCAATACATACTTGAACAGAATGGCATTGAAATCTCGGAGGAAAATACATCAGTCGATTCGGAGTTTCTCATGGATATGATGGACAAAAATGAAGCCGTTGCTGAAGCATCAAATTCCGatgatttggatgaaattggCCAAACGTTGAAGGCTGATATAGATGAGCTGTACGAAAAGCTGAATCAATGCTTCCTAGGAAATGATTTGAAGGGAGCTAAGGAAAATTTAGTCCGATTAAagtatttattaaatattttaggTGTTGTAAAGGAAAAGatgtt
- the LOC134224977 gene encoding N-acetylglucosamine-6-sulfatase-like, with the protein MESVPKISLVLFMLVFGTHSSEDAPNIVLILTDDQDIVLKGMNPMTKTQQLVANRGATFLNAFTSSPICCPSRSSLLTGQYAHNVKTFNNSENGGCYGSYWRETVEPTAFPVLLQKAGYQTFYAGKYLNEYYSEVVPPGWDDWHGLHGNSRYYNYTLNENGQKVSFTDEYLTDVLSNRIVNFISNIKPGTPFFAMVAPPAPHEPFTAAERHQNMFLNETAPRTMNYNLPCGPLEKHWLITMPPLPLPADIVANIDIIYRKRWQSLLAVDEMVESIMSILEKRKVLSNTYIIYTSDNGYHMGQFGQAYDKRQPYETDIRVPLLMAGPKITPKTLVASPVALIDIAPTVLELAGLDVPDLLDGASVLSTLEDAMEIEERQLLIEYWGEGTPETYNPDCPWQKKDKLSLCTVDIGCHCQDSWNNTFNCVRHLANDLDIIYCQFKDNEHFTEAYDLANDMYQIENVAYDLLPSIRAKYDLALTNLTQCAGATCRRIY; encoded by the exons ATGGAATCTGTTCCTAAAATATCACTCGTCTTATTTATGCTGGTATTTGGTACTCATAGTTCCGAGGATGCTCCTAACATTGTTTTGATACTAACCGATGATCAAGACATTGTCCTCAAAGGAATG AATCCGATGACCAAAACACAGCAATTAGTAGCCAATAGAGGTGCAACTTTCCTAAATGCT TTCACATCGTCCCCTATTTGTTGTCCATCGAGGAGTTCCCTGCTGACTGGGCAATATGCACACAACGTCAAGACTTTTAATAATTCCGAAAATGGTGGCTGCTATGGATCGTACTGGCGTGAAACAGTCGAACCGACGGCATTTCCGGTATTGCTGCAAAAGGCGGGATACCAAACTTTCTACGCTGGTAAGTATCTTAACGAGTACTATTCGGAAGTTGTGCCGCCAGGATGGGACGATTGGCACGGACTGCACGGAAACTCCAGGTACTATAACTACACCTTGAATGAAAATGGTCAAAAAGTATCGTTTACTGATGAGTACCTGACCGATGTACTG TCCAATCGAATAGTGAACTTCATATCTAACATCAAACCAGGAACCCCATTTTTTGCTATGGTTGCTCCACCAGCTCCGCATGAGCCTTTCACCGCTGCCGAGAGGCATCAGAACATGTTTCTCAATGAGACTGCGCCCAGAACCATGAACTACAACTTGCCTTGTGGACCGCTAG AGAAACATTGGTTGATAACGATGCCGCCTTTACCACTGCCAGCGGATATTGTTGCAAATATAGACATTATTTACCGTAAACGCTGGCAGTCGCTCCTGGCTGTAGATGAGATGGTGGAATCCATTATGTCAATTCTGGAAAAAAGAAAAGTATTATCCAATACGTACATAATTTATACATCAGATAACGGATATCACATGGGGCAATTTGGCCAGGCGTACGATAAGCGCCAGCCCTACGAAACCGACATACGTGTTCCGCTCCTAATGGCTGGACCAAAGATAACCCCAAAAACGCTTGTAGCAAGTCCAGTCGCTCTCATTGATATTGCGCCGACTGTTTTGGAGTTAGCTGGCTTGGATGTTCCCGATCTGTTAGATGGTGCTTCTGTATTGAGTACGCTGGAAGATGCGATGGAAATTGAAGAACGGCAACTATTGATAGAATACTGGGGAGAAGGTACCCCGGAGACTTACAATCCAGATTGTCCCTGGCAGAAAAAAGACAAACTTTCG CTGTGCACAGTGGATATCGGATGCCATTGTCAGGATTCGTGGAATAACACATTCAACTGTGTACGCCATTTAGCCAACGATTTAGATATTATCTATTGTCAGTTCAAAGATAATGAG CATTTCACCGAAGCCTACGATTTGGCCAACGACATGTATCAAATTGAAAACGTGGCGTATGATTTACTGCCATCGATTCGAGCAAAGTATGACCTCGCTCTAACTAATCTCACGCAATGTGCAGGGGCGACTTGTAGACGAATTTATTAG